A segment of the Symmachiella macrocystis genome:
TTTGGAATATGAAGAAACATCTGGCGTCCCAACGGGCGATCGGGGTCAAGATTAAAATAAGTTTGGCCATCAAATTGCATTTTTTTGATTTTGCTTGCTTGCCCCTTTGATTTTGTGAATTGCTCCACTAAACCTTCTCCCGCATGCGGCGATTTGAGCTGCAAGACAACAGATACCGATGATCTTGAGATGTCCGGCCCGTCAGCCGGTTCGATGCTCGCGAAAACCTGAGCCATGTTTGACGGGTTCAGTCCGCTCTCTGGCAAGTCGGGAAGTAGAGTTTGAAGCATGGGAAGGTACATTTTGACTTCAGTGTTGTTTTCCCAGACAGGTGACTGCATGGCTTGGTGCACGTTGATGGCAACGCCTAATGTGGCGTTTGGCAGCACGTATTTCAAATTGGCGGGTGACGAGAAACCGCGGGGATGGGATTTTTCATAATCCACTCGTGCTAGATATCTCTTGCGGTCCGATTCTACAGCCGCGAGTTTTAATTTTGTAAAAGCCGCCATGGCATCTAAACCGTCGATGCCATCAGTATTTGCACTTTGGATGTCGACTCGGCGGCCATTCTGATCGGACTGAAGTCCGCTCAGTAATTTTTGGATCGCGAGTATTCCTTTTTTCAACTCCGCTGAAACGGGCGGATTATTTTTTTCCAGAGTAGTGGATATGACGGACAGACAATTCTGCGTCCATCCCGTAAAGGATGTGTTTGCAGCGGTGGCAATTTCCGAATCAACGAATTTGCATGAGGCTTGTAATTCTAAATCTGGTGAAAGTGATCCGGCGAGAGACGCTTCTTGCAGTCCTTCAGGCAGGTTCCCTAGAAATTTCCCTGAAGTCATTCGCCCATAGATGTTAATAAAGGTGTTAATAAAGTCCCTTTGCTCGTCGTCCATTGCAAACAGAAATGTTGCGTCGGGACTAAGATCAAGATCTGGAAGCTTCTCTGCAATTGGTGACGTGACATCGGATTTCTCGGCGATGAATGCCTGCAGTATTTTTTCGTTGTTCACAACAACGGCGGTCCGTTTATCCGGGAAGTGAACGAACATCGCCTCTGAAAGATACTTTTTTGGTTGAACGAAATAATAGGTTGCGGCACCAATTGCTTTTTTCTGAATTGAATCGGGATCACCCGCAAGTCCCCAAAATTGTTCGATGGTTTCAATATCAGCATGAGCTTCTTTGAAGTGCGCAACCAATGCGACCGGAATTTTAGTCGTGGCATCTTCTGGTCTAAACCCCACACTCAAGACGATGCGGTTGATATTCTCTGGCCGGATGTCTCCTCCAAAATCACCAGACTTCAGATTCATTTGCGCGTAGTTGAAAGCCTCTAAGAATGAATCGGACCATTTCAAGTGTTGGGGATGATCCTCCCACACCGGTGACTCGTGTATCTGCCGTACATTGATCACCGCAGCAAATATCGTGTCGGGGAGAACGTATCTGGTGTCCACGCCAACTTGCTGTATGGAATCGTCCTTGTCGTTACCGCCACCGCCACCACACCCGATAAGGGACGAAATCACTACCAACAGACTCGCAGTCAGATAAAATGAACGCATTGAATCTCTCTTCTGTCAATCACATGATCGGCTTTGAATGCAACCGTCTTCGGACGCTAGTCCCGAAGTTGTCAATCGCCTGTAAGCGATACTGTCGCCGTTCACGATAGAACGCCAGATTCCGATTTACAAGAAAATTCACCATCCAATGGCTTGGTGCATTTGAAATCGTCGGCTAGATTCGCGACAACCGAATCGGGAAGAATCCACTAACGTTGTCGCTTTGATTGTCCGTCCACCCGAAATGTCCGCCAATGTCCCTGAAAATCACCAATCTCCGTCTCCCCGTTGAGGCTCCTGAAGAATCGCTCCGTAGTGCGGCGGCGGAATTGTTGGGGGTGGGTGATGATGAGATTCGCCAGTGGCGGATTTTGCGGAAAAGCCTGGATGCGCGGTCGCGAAGCCGGATGGAGTTTGTGTATTCGACCGTCGTGGACTGTGCGGACGAAACGACGCTGTTGGCGCGGCAAAGCGGCGGGGAAGCGGT
Coding sequences within it:
- a CDS encoding HEAT repeat domain-containing protein, coding for MRSFYLTASLLVVISSLIGCGGGGGNDKDDSIQQVGVDTRYVLPDTIFAAVINVRQIHESPVWEDHPQHLKWSDSFLEAFNYAQMNLKSGDFGGDIRPENINRIVLSVGFRPEDATTKIPVALVAHFKEAHADIETIEQFWGLAGDPDSIQKKAIGAATYYFVQPKKYLSEAMFVHFPDKRTAVVVNNEKILQAFIAEKSDVTSPIAEKLPDLDLSPDATFLFAMDDEQRDFINTFINIYGRMTSGKFLGNLPEGLQEASLAGSLSPDLELQASCKFVDSEIATAANTSFTGWTQNCLSVISTTLEKNNPPVSAELKKGILAIQKLLSGLQSDQNGRRVDIQSANTDGIDGLDAMAAFTKLKLAAVESDRKRYLARVDYEKSHPRGFSSPANLKYVLPNATLGVAINVHQAMQSPVWENNTEVKMYLPMLQTLLPDLPESGLNPSNMAQVFASIEPADGPDISRSSVSVVLQLKSPHAGEGLVEQFTKSKGQASKIKKMQFDGQTYFNLDPDRPLGRQMFLHIPNENTILFAGPTEQVMQQLLKQDAPPDSPLAVTFKTADMTHDIVFVAIADDQIRNFLRRVSAMYLGDEMTGLLKRAENAVVSGTFSPNARYEADLTFTDEKAATEMRTVLLNKLQSVKSTVETRIEKLKPLPDVNMQKQIMPELKAFLDGVRSEQTGKTTRFFVVGLDDMNLIKVREAEKWLAWGGDDNDEDSSEEDSYGTPSNESDPEDIESTIKDRVQYHIDHLTKEKYKSFGPELRVSFCEALGKRGTHAKAALPHLQKIADDEDEDESVRKAATQAIKDINSDMKQN